A region of the Mycobacteriales bacterium genome:
GCGGCCGGAGCCGGCCGGGTCCTTGGAGTCGTTGGCGTGCACGAGGTCGATGCGGCCGGTGATCGCCAGCACGCGCTCCACGATGCCGACCAGCTCCTCGCCGCCGGCGTGCGCGTGGCAGGTGTCGAGGCAGAAGCCGACGTCGAACCCGTCGAGCGCGTCCCACAGCCGCGCGAGCCGGTCGAACGTCCGCGCCATCGCGAAGTCCCCGCCGGCGGTGTTCTCGATGAGGACGGGGACCGGCGACTCCATCCGCTCGAACGTCTTCCGCCAGTTCTCGTAGCCCGCCTCGACCTCGTCGTCGGAGCCGACGTGGCCGCCGTGGACGATGACCGCCGCCGCGCCGATCTCGGCGGCGGCCGCGCACTGGTCGGCGAGGATCTTCCGCGACGGGATGCGGATCTTGTTGTTGGTGGACGCGACGTTGACGATGTACGGCGCGTGCACGTAGAGCGTGATCCCGCTCGCGCGCAACGCCGTCGCGTCCTCCCGCGGCTGCGGCTTCTTCCAGCCCTGCGGGTCGGAGAGGAAGAACTGCACGAGGTCGGCCTCGCGCGCCTTCGCCTCCGCGACCGGGTCGTGCGGGTCCACGTGCGCGCCGATCTGCATG
Encoded here:
- a CDS encoding deoxyribonuclease IV; protein product: MQIGAHVDPHDPVAEAKAREADLVQFFLSDPQGWKKPQPREDATALRASGITLYVHAPYIVNVASTNNKIRIPSRKILADQCAAAAEIGAAAVIVHGGHVGSDDEVEAGYENWRKTFERMESPVPVLIENTAGGDFAMARTFDRLARLWDALDGFDVGFCLDTCHAHAGGEELVGIVERVLAITGRIDLVHANDSKDPAGSGRDRHENFGSGQIDPDVLVSVVELAGAPVVCETPGGVEGQAADIAYLRGRLPR